A stretch of Cyanobacterium sp. HL-69 DNA encodes these proteins:
- a CDS encoding RecA family ATPase with AsrR family HTH domain: protein MIITQNTDKRTALLDTFSWLELAHSEEIIHSSKKYLKQFEVEKEQQFSTITFNYTDTKRVQRYWFGDSKNKACPPQHFNNGEWVNGVGVTSEWLPYHHADISYGQGKIALLHEGEKPTEYARSFGLISFCFAGAKSQDIDFIKQNLSWLKRNGLKGAIYVADTDKAGEKKADKLRKAAAQINFPLLCVPTSLFLYICNKGDDFEQIAKDLNHRYRLFEDPTQQAKTYLEGIIENNLEELVNEEISKLEQIKISIDEAKEQLEELFKSEMDEADLIIRSQKIYTRLETPMGKSDWKKLNDSLRRTFKKERAKLDLQLYLQTEDMFERIALKQKIQSTYGYANSDFYALVNHVEQLEKTPKKQLWTIADLVQASAERENWLVPSFLPQGELLLISALSKVGKSLLATEVANAVLRGGKFLDEDVAKGKVLYCFSDESSRDFGGRVMNLGLDLPQVLPEQENLMGLSYFDIRNLKQLETYLEDFRPQLVVLDSLTSISFGVRESENDAEFSRNIYRLKDLLQKYNCSGILIHHNNKQGGISGSERIRAACWGTAQLEMANGTLVDEDEETGMESTVFSEDYRFLKLNNTRSTESATYKLLLNPSQEWITKGIYEYCGETSDPTGEKREAADKIYRHLLKSGLPLEPMEINQTLGLTKPTLYRALDKLSRNGKVSKRRSQSNSKAWVYQATDKKDLQQGFPSENSNFVSLSDLKKLQGPPHETKGKSETVTAETIANSNLQDSLTIVSPQSHHETNQDHETTHETKMRLTETIDNKGIQESNISQSHSLTTPPLKK from the coding sequence ATGATTATAACACAAAATACCGACAAAAGAACAGCATTACTAGATACATTTTCTTGGTTAGAACTTGCTCACAGTGAAGAAATTATCCATAGTTCCAAGAAATACTTAAAACAGTTTGAAGTAGAAAAAGAACAACAATTTTCTACTATTACTTTTAACTATACTGATACTAAGAGAGTACAGCGATATTGGTTTGGAGATAGCAAAAATAAAGCCTGTCCACCACAACACTTTAACAATGGGGAATGGGTGAACGGTGTCGGTGTCACAAGTGAATGGCTACCCTATCACCATGCAGACATTAGTTATGGTCAAGGTAAAATAGCCTTACTCCATGAAGGAGAAAAACCTACCGAATACGCCCGTAGTTTTGGGTTAATTTCTTTTTGTTTTGCTGGTGCTAAAAGTCAGGATATTGATTTTATTAAACAGAATTTGTCATGGCTCAAACGTAACGGATTAAAAGGAGCGATTTATGTTGCTGACACGGACAAAGCTGGTGAGAAAAAAGCAGACAAATTAAGAAAGGCGGCCGCCCAGATTAATTTTCCTTTGTTGTGTGTTCCTACCTCTCTTTTCCTCTATATCTGTAACAAAGGGGATGATTTTGAACAGATTGCTAAGGATTTAAACCACCGCTATCGGTTGTTTGAAGACCCTACCCAACAAGCAAAAACCTACCTTGAGGGAATTATTGAGAATAACTTAGAGGAATTGGTTAATGAGGAAATCAGCAAACTTGAGCAAATCAAAATCTCCATTGATGAAGCCAAGGAACAATTAGAGGAATTGTTCAAATCTGAGATGGACGAAGCTGATTTAATTATTAGGTCACAGAAAATTTATACGAGGTTAGAAACACCCATGGGCAAATCAGACTGGAAAAAACTAAACGACTCCCTACGCAGAACCTTTAAAAAGGAAAGGGCAAAACTTGACTTACAGCTGTACCTTCAAACTGAGGATATGTTTGAGAGAATTGCTCTTAAACAAAAAATACAGTCAACCTACGGTTACGCCAATTCAGACTTTTACGCCTTGGTGAATCATGTTGAACAATTAGAGAAAACCCCTAAAAAGCAACTCTGGACGATCGCCGATTTAGTTCAAGCCTCAGCTGAAAGAGAGAACTGGTTAGTACCTTCGTTCTTACCTCAAGGGGAACTATTATTAATCTCAGCTTTATCAAAGGTTGGTAAATCCCTTTTAGCCACCGAGGTAGCCAACGCCGTGTTACGGGGCGGTAAATTCCTTGATGAGGATGTGGCAAAAGGCAAAGTATTGTATTGCTTCTCTGATGAATCCTCAAGGGATTTTGGGGGGCGTGTGATGAATCTTGGCTTAGACTTACCCCAAGTTTTGCCCGAACAGGAAAACTTAATGGGCTTGAGCTATTTTGATATTCGTAACCTCAAGCAACTTGAAACTTACTTAGAGGATTTTCGCCCTCAGCTGGTGGTATTAGATTCTCTGACAAGTATTAGTTTTGGGGTGAGGGAATCGGAAAATGATGCAGAATTTAGCCGTAATATTTACCGCCTCAAGGATTTATTGCAAAAGTATAATTGTTCAGGGATTTTGATTCACCACAACAATAAACAAGGGGGAATTAGTGGTAGTGAGAGAATTCGCGCCGCCTGTTGGGGTACTGCTCAATTAGAAATGGCAAACGGCACGTTAGTTGATGAAGACGAAGAAACAGGCATGGAGTCCACGGTATTCTCTGAGGATTACCGCTTTTTGAAACTTAACAACACCCGTTCTACCGAGTCAGCAACCTATAAACTCTTACTCAATCCTAGTCAAGAATGGATTACCAAAGGGATTTACGAATACTGCGGTGAGACGAGCGACCCCACAGGGGAAAAAAGAGAAGCCGCCGATAAAATTTACCGCCACTTACTTAAGTCTGGATTACCCCTTGAACCAATGGAGATTAACCAAACTTTGGGGCTAACAAAACCAACTTTGTATCGTGCCTTAGATAAATTATCACGGAACGGAAAAGTATCTAAAAGGCGATCTCAATCCAATTCTAAAGCATGGGTTTATCAAGCTACAGATAAAAAAGATTTGCAACAAGGTTTCCCCAGTGAAAATTCTAATTTTGTCTCTCTCTCAGATTTGAAAAAATTACAGGGCCCCCCCCATGAGACTAAAGGAAAAAGTGAAACTGTGACCGCTGAAACTATTGCCAATAGTAACTTACAGGATAGTCTCACGATAGTCTCACCCCAGTCTCACCATGAGACTAACCAAGACCATGAGACTACCCATGAGACTAAGATGAGACTAACGGAAACCATTGATAATAAAGGGATTCAAGAATCAAATATTTCTCAGTCTCACAGTCTCACGACCCCCCCCCTAAAAAAATAG
- a CDS encoding phage integrase, giving the protein MGKRAKKGSVVIDSRNGMLRLRLPRTLFDGKQKYISLGLPDTAVNRKIAEAKVGEINIDILLNQFDFSFDKYLIQSMPTKDFIDLIALYDQYMAFKSKHLTKGSMKNYTTVKHKLETMPSGVIEKPSNIKAWLLEHNSQEQARRVLVNLSGCLDWAVENELIGDNPFKRLKKIKAVKNHTIDPFSVEERDLIIECFNQSEYFAYYSNFVRFLFFTGCRPSEAIALEWKNVNRDYIFFTEAIVEREWQNHTKTRKSRKFPINEQLSNILNEVDQESDFVFVAKEGGVIDLHNFTNRAWRNTLKGQNIRYRPPYNCRHTFITLCLDAGVPIQQVANWVGNSPAVILKHYAGLTRSNVPLI; this is encoded by the coding sequence ATGGGTAAACGAGCAAAAAAAGGATCAGTGGTCATTGATAGTAGAAATGGGATGTTGCGGCTCAGGTTGCCCCGTACCCTGTTTGATGGAAAGCAAAAATACATCAGCTTGGGGCTACCTGATACTGCCGTTAATCGTAAGATTGCTGAGGCAAAGGTAGGGGAGATTAACATTGATATTTTGCTTAATCAGTTTGATTTTAGTTTTGACAAGTATCTTATTCAATCTATGCCTACTAAGGATTTCATTGATTTGATTGCTCTTTATGATCAATACATGGCTTTTAAGTCTAAGCACTTAACCAAAGGCAGTATGAAAAACTACACCACGGTTAAGCATAAGTTAGAAACGATGCCCTCTGGAGTGATTGAGAAGCCATCTAATATCAAGGCTTGGTTATTGGAACACAATAGCCAAGAACAGGCAAGGAGAGTTTTAGTTAATCTGTCTGGTTGTTTAGATTGGGCGGTAGAAAATGAGCTTATAGGAGATAACCCTTTTAAGCGACTTAAGAAGATTAAGGCGGTGAAAAATCACACCATTGACCCGTTTTCTGTGGAAGAAAGAGACTTGATTATTGAATGTTTTAATCAGTCTGAATATTTTGCTTACTATAGCAATTTTGTTAGGTTTCTTTTTTTTACTGGTTGTCGTCCATCGGAAGCGATCGCCCTTGAGTGGAAAAATGTTAACCGAGATTATATTTTTTTTACCGAGGCTATTGTGGAAAGGGAGTGGCAAAACCATACTAAAACCCGTAAATCTCGCAAGTTTCCGATTAATGAGCAGTTGAGCAATATTTTAAATGAGGTTGATCAAGAATCGGATTTTGTTTTTGTGGCAAAAGAAGGGGGCGTAATTGATTTACACAATTTTACCAATAGGGCATGGAGAAATACCCTTAAAGGGCAAAACATTCGTTATCGCCCCCCCTATAATTGTCGTCATACGTTTATTACTCTTTGTCTTGATGCTGGTGTACCGATTCAACAGGTAGCCAATTGGGTGGGTAATTCCCCTGCGGTAATTCTCAAGCATTATGCAGGATTGACCAGAAGCAATGTACCTTTAATTTAA
- a CDS encoding Carboxypeptidase, whose product MILNNLQNVPITELSKEESLELQRLLNNHGYGLDIDGIVGSKTIGAFNDFKRVNHLAYPNILGKTTLDKLQEKPPKQQGKIHDFSNRQGVIDAIIWECNQHKLPLKSQHAYVIATTQWETDHTFKPVREAFRLSEDWRRRNLRYYPYYGRGYVQLTWKTNYDRYSKILGVNFVNNPDLVMETNVSLFILCHGFKHGTFTGRKLEDYVTNNKKDYINARRVINGTDKAREIARLASQWEQRI is encoded by the coding sequence ATGATTCTAAACAACCTTCAAAATGTTCCCATCACAGAGCTTTCTAAAGAAGAATCTTTAGAGCTTCAACGCTTGTTAAATAATCACGGATACGGACTTGATATTGATGGCATTGTAGGATCAAAAACCATAGGAGCGTTTAACGACTTCAAAAGAGTTAATCACCTTGCTTATCCGAATATTCTTGGTAAAACTACCCTTGATAAATTACAGGAAAAGCCCCCAAAACAACAGGGAAAAATTCACGACTTTAGTAATCGCCAAGGGGTAATTGATGCCATTATCTGGGAATGTAATCAGCATAAATTGCCCCTCAAAAGTCAACACGCTTACGTAATAGCCACAACGCAGTGGGAAACCGATCACACTTTTAAGCCTGTGCGTGAGGCTTTTAGATTAAGTGAGGATTGGCGCCGTAGAAATTTACGGTATTATCCCTATTACGGTAGAGGTTACGTTCAGTTAACTTGGAAGACAAATTACGACCGCTACAGCAAAATTCTGGGGGTAAATTTTGTTAATAATCCAGACTTAGTGATGGAGACAAACGTTAGTTTGTTTATCCTGTGTCACGGTTTCAAACACGGCACTTTTACAGGGCGTAAACTTGAAGATTATGTGACCAACAATAAAAAAGATTATATCAACGCCCGTAGGGTTATTAACGGCACGGATAAGGCGAGGGAAATTGCCAGATTAGCTAGTCAGTGGGAGCAAAGGATATAA
- a CDS encoding family 2 glycosyltransferase, which produces MVSLITTSKDRPRYLMECAKSVNSQLKQPHEWIIVIDGDDHAYEPVKDFVKKLVPQTVFHHAGDVGRNHALRIAHSLVTTDTVGWLDDDDTLHPHCLLECDKDVPFIYTDFYCVRGNAVPVIGIRNTKPYSYDTLLKDNIVFHYHQYSMALYDAVGGIDPTFDTTMDYELCLRLLRDVQPHKINIPLYFYRIHPYSITGRKRDRQILNKQRAINKNNK; this is translated from the coding sequence ATGGTTAGCCTAATCACCACGTCAAAGGATAGACCACGGTACTTGATGGAGTGTGCTAAGAGTGTGAATAGCCAACTCAAACAACCCCATGAATGGATAATTGTCATTGATGGGGATGATCATGCCTATGAACCTGTCAAAGACTTTGTTAAGAAGTTAGTACCCCAAACCGTCTTCCACCATGCTGGTGATGTAGGCAGAAACCATGCTCTCAGGATAGCTCATTCACTTGTTACAACCGATACAGTAGGATGGTTAGATGATGATGATACTCTGCATCCTCATTGTTTATTAGAGTGTGATAAAGATGTACCATTTATCTATACTGACTTTTATTGTGTCAGGGGCAATGCAGTACCCGTCATAGGCATTAGGAACACCAAACCCTACTCCTATGATACTTTACTGAAAGATAATATAGTATTTCACTATCATCAATACTCCATGGCATTATATGATGCCGTAGGTGGTATTGACCCCACCTTTGATACCACAATGGATTATGAGCTATGTCTAAGGTTGTTACGGGATGTTCAACCCCACAAGATTAATATTCCTCTCTACTTTTACCGTATTCATCCCTACTCCATCACGGGCAGAAAACGTGATCGTCAAATCCTCAATAAACAGAGGGCAATTAACAAAAATAATAAATAG
- a CDS encoding phage lysozyme — MSLNKLVTTNIKNLSTAQVRELQSLLNKCGYQLDVDGIIGPLTTKAFNDFKRKHKLTHPDLIGETTLTWLNRYANQTKQFRQVNQRGLNLIKEFEGLRLNAYLCPAGVWTIGYGSTFYPDGRRVRQGDKITQQEADQLFLATVKPFAKVVDQAVKVTINNNQFSALVSFAFNVGTGAFKSSTLLRLLNRSDYQGAADQLLRWNRAGNQILVGLTRRRRAERALFLG; from the coding sequence ATGAGTTTAAATAAATTAGTAACAACCAATATTAAGAATTTATCCACGGCACAAGTTAGGGAATTACAATCCTTATTAAATAAATGTGGGTATCAGTTAGATGTTGACGGCATAATAGGCCCTCTTACAACCAAAGCATTTAATGACTTTAAACGAAAACATAAACTTACTCACCCTGACTTGATAGGCGAAACGACTTTAACGTGGCTTAATCGATATGCTAATCAAACCAAGCAATTTAGGCAAGTTAATCAAAGGGGATTAAATTTAATTAAAGAATTTGAGGGGTTAAGGCTAAATGCCTATTTATGCCCCGCTGGAGTATGGACGATCGGTTACGGCTCAACTTTTTACCCAGACGGACGGAGGGTAAGACAAGGCGATAAAATTACTCAGCAAGAGGCTGATCAGTTATTTTTGGCTACCGTAAAGCCATTTGCCAAAGTGGTTGACCAAGCCGTAAAAGTAACAATAAACAATAATCAATTTTCTGCCCTTGTGAGCTTCGCTTTTAATGTTGGTACTGGGGCTTTTAAAAGCTCAACTTTACTGAGGTTATTGAATCGAAGTGACTACCAAGGCGCCGCCGATCAGTTACTAAGATGGAATCGCGCAGGTAATCAGATTTTAGTAGGATTAACTAGAAGGCGACGGGCTGAAAGAGCCTTGTTTTTAGGTTGA